A genomic region of Miscanthus floridulus cultivar M001 chromosome 3, ASM1932011v1, whole genome shotgun sequence contains the following coding sequences:
- the LOC136545165 gene encoding transcription factor PHYTOCHROME INTERACTING FACTOR-LIKE 13-like isoform X1, giving the protein MPTPPPFHTNAGAQRDSAPPLSNPKQKQPTGFSSVCGAGASDRSTAGFIHYSYDIQVAAQQSSVHPSYTRRGSKQYGCQVSGRLRVQEVAARHGRRREAGDEPQGGPIRPRRRARGAAVAGRRRRGALAGAGAPPPPPPAAGPGRRRQHERQRRHRGATRAAVAPVQRRRRRRDGRGRVLAALAEHRAGRRPRGGRGRCGRAPPGRQEREQRCQVQPDGRGGRLQLLRQQPRGRGAAPGRRRRRRRRRRGAAGADAAGRPGGRGRRRVHVQRLEQQCAAAQEGQGRVRRGCVPRSLLLLPIGSDCIKNPLQCSVRERKETHLQDAEFDNVDETPPSSRRPASNKRRTRAAEVHNMSERRRRDRINEKMRALQELVPHCNKTDKASILDEAIEYLKSLQMQVQIMWMTTGMAPMMIPGAHQLMPLMTMGLNSARMLPPAVQFLSQMQRLPPPFMNNPLPNQMPQILPPPTNAPSVTDQAQSNRMALPRNPFLHPNDNDALTTPPQVPGLFSYGQQMVQVNQIQELLTGTAAPALGAELPSSSDGTGT; this is encoded by the exons ATGCCAACTCCTCCTCCCTTCCATACAAATGCTGGAGCTCAGAGAGACTCTGCTCCGCCTCTCTCGAACCCCAAGCAGAAGCAGCCCACGGGTTTCAGTTCAGTTTGCGGCGCCGGCGCCTCCGATAGGAGCACCGCTGGTTTTATCCATTATTCGTACGACATACAAGTTGCAGCACAGCAAAGCTCCGTCCATCCGTCTTATACAAGAAGAGGTAGCAAGCAG TATGGGTGTCAGGTATCTGGGCGCCTCCGGGTCCAGGAAGTGGCTGCTCGCCATGGACGGCGGCGAGAGGCCGGCGACGAGCCACAAGGCGGCCCCATTCGT CCCCGACGGCGAGCTCGTGGAGCTGCTGTGGCAGGACGGCGCCGTCGTGGCGCACTCGCAGGCGCaggcgcaccaccaccaccaccaccggccgcTGGTCCAGGTCGGCGCCGGCAACACGAGCGCCAGCGGCGTCACCGGGGAGCCACCCGCGCTGCCGTGGCTCCCGTGCAGCGGCGTCGCCGGCGGCGCGATGGGCGGGGACGTGTACTCGCAGCTCTGGCAGAGCATCGCGCAGGCCGACGGCCGCGTGGTGGGCGGGGACGCTGCGGGCGCGCCCCGCCCGGCCGCCAAGAGCGGGAACAGCGGTGCCAGGTCCAGCCGGACGGCCGGGGAGGTCGGCTCCAGCTTCTGCGGCAGCAACCTCGTGGTCGCGGCGCTGCACCTGGACGACGACGTCGACGACGTAGGCGTCGCCGCGGCGCTGCCGGTGCCGATGCCGCTGGACGACCTGGCGGCCGCGGGCGCCGGCGCGTCCACGTCCAGCGGCTGGAACAGCAATGCGCCGCTGCCCAAGAGGGGCAGGGACGAGTTCGACGAGGTTGTGTTCCTCGTTCTCTGTTGCTCCTGCCAATTGGTTCAGATTGCATAAAAAATCCACTTCAGTGTTCAGTTCGTGAGAGAAAAGAAACGCATTTGCAGGACGCCGAGTTCGACAACGTCGACGAGACCCCGCCGTCGTCGAGGCGGCCTGCGTCCAACAAGCGCAGGACTCGCGCCGCCGAGGTCCACAACATGTCGGAGCGG AGGAGAAGGGACCGGATCAACGAAAAGATGCGAGCTCTGCAGGAACTCGTGCCTCACTGCAACAAG ACCGACAAAGCGTCGATACTAGATGAAGCAATTGAGTACTTGAAGTCCCTCCAAATGCAAGTTCAG ATCATGTGGATGACTACTGGGATGGCGCCGATGATGATCCCCGGTGCTCACCAGCTCATGCCGCTGATGACCATGGGCTTGAATTCAGCGCGGATGCTGCCACCGGCGGTGCAGTTCCTGAGCCAGATGCAGAGGCTACCTCCACCCTTCATGAACAACCCGTTGCCGAATCAGATGCCCCAGATCTTACCTCCTCCTACCAATGCACCCAGTGTAACAGACCAAGCTCAAAGCAATCGCATGGCCCTGCCCAGAAATCCCTTCCTTCATCCTAATGATAATGATGCACTGACAACACCGCCTCAG GTGCCAGGTTTATTTAGCTATGGCCAACAGATGGTACAAGTGAATCAGATTCAAGAGCTACTGACAGGCACTGCAGCTCCGGCTTTGGGGGCCGAGCTACCATCATCCTCTGATGGAACTGGAACATAA
- the LOC136545165 gene encoding transcription factor PHYTOCHROME INTERACTING FACTOR-LIKE 13-like isoform X2, whose product MPTPPPFHTNAGAQRDSAPPLSNPKQKQPTGFSSVCGAGASDRSTAGFIHYSYDIQVAAQQSSVHPSYTRRGSKQVSGRLRVQEVAARHGRRREAGDEPQGGPIRPRRRARGAAVAGRRRRGALAGAGAPPPPPPAAGPGRRRQHERQRRHRGATRAAVAPVQRRRRRRDGRGRVLAALAEHRAGRRPRGGRGRCGRAPPGRQEREQRCQVQPDGRGGRLQLLRQQPRGRGAAPGRRRRRRRRRRGAAGADAAGRPGGRGRRRVHVQRLEQQCAAAQEGQGRVRRGCVPRSLLLLPIGSDCIKNPLQCSVRERKETHLQDAEFDNVDETPPSSRRPASNKRRTRAAEVHNMSERRRRDRINEKMRALQELVPHCNKTDKASILDEAIEYLKSLQMQVQIMWMTTGMAPMMIPGAHQLMPLMTMGLNSARMLPPAVQFLSQMQRLPPPFMNNPLPNQMPQILPPPTNAPSVTDQAQSNRMALPRNPFLHPNDNDALTTPPQVPGLFSYGQQMVQVNQIQELLTGTAAPALGAELPSSSDGTGT is encoded by the exons ATGCCAACTCCTCCTCCCTTCCATACAAATGCTGGAGCTCAGAGAGACTCTGCTCCGCCTCTCTCGAACCCCAAGCAGAAGCAGCCCACGGGTTTCAGTTCAGTTTGCGGCGCCGGCGCCTCCGATAGGAGCACCGCTGGTTTTATCCATTATTCGTACGACATACAAGTTGCAGCACAGCAAAGCTCCGTCCATCCGTCTTATACAAGAAGAGGTAGCAAGCAG GTATCTGGGCGCCTCCGGGTCCAGGAAGTGGCTGCTCGCCATGGACGGCGGCGAGAGGCCGGCGACGAGCCACAAGGCGGCCCCATTCGT CCCCGACGGCGAGCTCGTGGAGCTGCTGTGGCAGGACGGCGCCGTCGTGGCGCACTCGCAGGCGCaggcgcaccaccaccaccaccaccggccgcTGGTCCAGGTCGGCGCCGGCAACACGAGCGCCAGCGGCGTCACCGGGGAGCCACCCGCGCTGCCGTGGCTCCCGTGCAGCGGCGTCGCCGGCGGCGCGATGGGCGGGGACGTGTACTCGCAGCTCTGGCAGAGCATCGCGCAGGCCGACGGCCGCGTGGTGGGCGGGGACGCTGCGGGCGCGCCCCGCCCGGCCGCCAAGAGCGGGAACAGCGGTGCCAGGTCCAGCCGGACGGCCGGGGAGGTCGGCTCCAGCTTCTGCGGCAGCAACCTCGTGGTCGCGGCGCTGCACCTGGACGACGACGTCGACGACGTAGGCGTCGCCGCGGCGCTGCCGGTGCCGATGCCGCTGGACGACCTGGCGGCCGCGGGCGCCGGCGCGTCCACGTCCAGCGGCTGGAACAGCAATGCGCCGCTGCCCAAGAGGGGCAGGGACGAGTTCGACGAGGTTGTGTTCCTCGTTCTCTGTTGCTCCTGCCAATTGGTTCAGATTGCATAAAAAATCCACTTCAGTGTTCAGTTCGTGAGAGAAAAGAAACGCATTTGCAGGACGCCGAGTTCGACAACGTCGACGAGACCCCGCCGTCGTCGAGGCGGCCTGCGTCCAACAAGCGCAGGACTCGCGCCGCCGAGGTCCACAACATGTCGGAGCGG AGGAGAAGGGACCGGATCAACGAAAAGATGCGAGCTCTGCAGGAACTCGTGCCTCACTGCAACAAG ACCGACAAAGCGTCGATACTAGATGAAGCAATTGAGTACTTGAAGTCCCTCCAAATGCAAGTTCAG ATCATGTGGATGACTACTGGGATGGCGCCGATGATGATCCCCGGTGCTCACCAGCTCATGCCGCTGATGACCATGGGCTTGAATTCAGCGCGGATGCTGCCACCGGCGGTGCAGTTCCTGAGCCAGATGCAGAGGCTACCTCCACCCTTCATGAACAACCCGTTGCCGAATCAGATGCCCCAGATCTTACCTCCTCCTACCAATGCACCCAGTGTAACAGACCAAGCTCAAAGCAATCGCATGGCCCTGCCCAGAAATCCCTTCCTTCATCCTAATGATAATGATGCACTGACAACACCGCCTCAG GTGCCAGGTTTATTTAGCTATGGCCAACAGATGGTACAAGTGAATCAGATTCAAGAGCTACTGACAGGCACTGCAGCTCCGGCTTTGGGGGCCGAGCTACCATCATCCTCTGATGGAACTGGAACATAA
- the LOC136545165 gene encoding transcription factor PHYTOCHROME INTERACTING FACTOR-LIKE 13-like isoform X5 produces the protein MLELRETLLRLSRTPSRSSPRVSVQFAAPAPPIGAPLVLSIIRTTYKLQHSKAPSIRLIQEEVASSMGVRYLGASGSRKWLLAMDGGERPATSHKAAPFVPDGELVELLWQDGAVVAHSQAQAHHHHHHRPLVQVGAGNTSASGVTGEPPALPWLPCSGVAGGAMGGDVYSQLWQSIAQADGRVVGGDAAGAPRPAAKSGNSGARSSRTAGEVGSSFCGSNLVVAALHLDDDVDDVGVAAALPVPMPLDDLAAAGAGASTSSGWNSNAPLPKRGRDEFDEDAEFDNVDETPPSSRRPASNKRRTRAAEVHNMSERRRRDRINEKMRALQELVPHCNKTDKASILDEAIEYLKSLQMQVQIMWMTTGMAPMMIPGAHQLMPLMTMGLNSARMLPPAVQFLSQMQRLPPPFMNNPLPNQMPQILPPPTNAPSVTDQAQSNRMALPRNPFLHPNDNDALTTPPQVPGLFSYGQQMVQVNQIQELLTGTAAPALGAELPSSSDGTGT, from the exons ATGCTGGAGCTCAGAGAGACTCTGCTCCGCCTCTCTCGAACCCCAAGCAGAAGCAGCCCACGGGTTTCAGTTCAGTTTGCGGCGCCGGCGCCTCCGATAGGAGCACCGCTGGTTTTATCCATTATTCGTACGACATACAAGTTGCAGCACAGCAAAGCTCCGTCCATCCGTCTTATACAAGAAGAGGTAGCAAGCAG TATGGGTGTCAGGTATCTGGGCGCCTCCGGGTCCAGGAAGTGGCTGCTCGCCATGGACGGCGGCGAGAGGCCGGCGACGAGCCACAAGGCGGCCCCATTCGT CCCCGACGGCGAGCTCGTGGAGCTGCTGTGGCAGGACGGCGCCGTCGTGGCGCACTCGCAGGCGCaggcgcaccaccaccaccaccaccggccgcTGGTCCAGGTCGGCGCCGGCAACACGAGCGCCAGCGGCGTCACCGGGGAGCCACCCGCGCTGCCGTGGCTCCCGTGCAGCGGCGTCGCCGGCGGCGCGATGGGCGGGGACGTGTACTCGCAGCTCTGGCAGAGCATCGCGCAGGCCGACGGCCGCGTGGTGGGCGGGGACGCTGCGGGCGCGCCCCGCCCGGCCGCCAAGAGCGGGAACAGCGGTGCCAGGTCCAGCCGGACGGCCGGGGAGGTCGGCTCCAGCTTCTGCGGCAGCAACCTCGTGGTCGCGGCGCTGCACCTGGACGACGACGTCGACGACGTAGGCGTCGCCGCGGCGCTGCCGGTGCCGATGCCGCTGGACGACCTGGCGGCCGCGGGCGCCGGCGCGTCCACGTCCAGCGGCTGGAACAGCAATGCGCCGCTGCCCAAGAGGGGCAGGGACGAGTTCGACGAG GACGCCGAGTTCGACAACGTCGACGAGACCCCGCCGTCGTCGAGGCGGCCTGCGTCCAACAAGCGCAGGACTCGCGCCGCCGAGGTCCACAACATGTCGGAGCGG AGGAGAAGGGACCGGATCAACGAAAAGATGCGAGCTCTGCAGGAACTCGTGCCTCACTGCAACAAG ACCGACAAAGCGTCGATACTAGATGAAGCAATTGAGTACTTGAAGTCCCTCCAAATGCAAGTTCAG ATCATGTGGATGACTACTGGGATGGCGCCGATGATGATCCCCGGTGCTCACCAGCTCATGCCGCTGATGACCATGGGCTTGAATTCAGCGCGGATGCTGCCACCGGCGGTGCAGTTCCTGAGCCAGATGCAGAGGCTACCTCCACCCTTCATGAACAACCCGTTGCCGAATCAGATGCCCCAGATCTTACCTCCTCCTACCAATGCACCCAGTGTAACAGACCAAGCTCAAAGCAATCGCATGGCCCTGCCCAGAAATCCCTTCCTTCATCCTAATGATAATGATGCACTGACAACACCGCCTCAG GTGCCAGGTTTATTTAGCTATGGCCAACAGATGGTACAAGTGAATCAGATTCAAGAGCTACTGACAGGCACTGCAGCTCCGGCTTTGGGGGCCGAGCTACCATCATCCTCTGATGGAACTGGAACATAA
- the LOC136545165 gene encoding transcription factor PHYTOCHROME INTERACTING FACTOR-LIKE 13-like isoform X6, with amino-acid sequence MLELRETLLRLSRTPSRSSPRVSVQFAAPAPPIGAPLVLSIIRTTYKLQHSKAPSIRLIQEEVASRYLGASGSRKWLLAMDGGERPATSHKAAPFVPDGELVELLWQDGAVVAHSQAQAHHHHHHRPLVQVGAGNTSASGVTGEPPALPWLPCSGVAGGAMGGDVYSQLWQSIAQADGRVVGGDAAGAPRPAAKSGNSGARSSRTAGEVGSSFCGSNLVVAALHLDDDVDDVGVAAALPVPMPLDDLAAAGAGASTSSGWNSNAPLPKRGRDEFDEDAEFDNVDETPPSSRRPASNKRRTRAAEVHNMSERRRRDRINEKMRALQELVPHCNKTDKASILDEAIEYLKSLQMQVQIMWMTTGMAPMMIPGAHQLMPLMTMGLNSARMLPPAVQFLSQMQRLPPPFMNNPLPNQMPQILPPPTNAPSVTDQAQSNRMALPRNPFLHPNDNDALTTPPQVPGLFSYGQQMVQVNQIQELLTGTAAPALGAELPSSSDGTGT; translated from the exons ATGCTGGAGCTCAGAGAGACTCTGCTCCGCCTCTCTCGAACCCCAAGCAGAAGCAGCCCACGGGTTTCAGTTCAGTTTGCGGCGCCGGCGCCTCCGATAGGAGCACCGCTGGTTTTATCCATTATTCGTACGACATACAAGTTGCAGCACAGCAAAGCTCCGTCCATCCGTCTTATACAAGAAGAGGTAGCAAGCAG GTATCTGGGCGCCTCCGGGTCCAGGAAGTGGCTGCTCGCCATGGACGGCGGCGAGAGGCCGGCGACGAGCCACAAGGCGGCCCCATTCGT CCCCGACGGCGAGCTCGTGGAGCTGCTGTGGCAGGACGGCGCCGTCGTGGCGCACTCGCAGGCGCaggcgcaccaccaccaccaccaccggccgcTGGTCCAGGTCGGCGCCGGCAACACGAGCGCCAGCGGCGTCACCGGGGAGCCACCCGCGCTGCCGTGGCTCCCGTGCAGCGGCGTCGCCGGCGGCGCGATGGGCGGGGACGTGTACTCGCAGCTCTGGCAGAGCATCGCGCAGGCCGACGGCCGCGTGGTGGGCGGGGACGCTGCGGGCGCGCCCCGCCCGGCCGCCAAGAGCGGGAACAGCGGTGCCAGGTCCAGCCGGACGGCCGGGGAGGTCGGCTCCAGCTTCTGCGGCAGCAACCTCGTGGTCGCGGCGCTGCACCTGGACGACGACGTCGACGACGTAGGCGTCGCCGCGGCGCTGCCGGTGCCGATGCCGCTGGACGACCTGGCGGCCGCGGGCGCCGGCGCGTCCACGTCCAGCGGCTGGAACAGCAATGCGCCGCTGCCCAAGAGGGGCAGGGACGAGTTCGACGAG GACGCCGAGTTCGACAACGTCGACGAGACCCCGCCGTCGTCGAGGCGGCCTGCGTCCAACAAGCGCAGGACTCGCGCCGCCGAGGTCCACAACATGTCGGAGCGG AGGAGAAGGGACCGGATCAACGAAAAGATGCGAGCTCTGCAGGAACTCGTGCCTCACTGCAACAAG ACCGACAAAGCGTCGATACTAGATGAAGCAATTGAGTACTTGAAGTCCCTCCAAATGCAAGTTCAG ATCATGTGGATGACTACTGGGATGGCGCCGATGATGATCCCCGGTGCTCACCAGCTCATGCCGCTGATGACCATGGGCTTGAATTCAGCGCGGATGCTGCCACCGGCGGTGCAGTTCCTGAGCCAGATGCAGAGGCTACCTCCACCCTTCATGAACAACCCGTTGCCGAATCAGATGCCCCAGATCTTACCTCCTCCTACCAATGCACCCAGTGTAACAGACCAAGCTCAAAGCAATCGCATGGCCCTGCCCAGAAATCCCTTCCTTCATCCTAATGATAATGATGCACTGACAACACCGCCTCAG GTGCCAGGTTTATTTAGCTATGGCCAACAGATGGTACAAGTGAATCAGATTCAAGAGCTACTGACAGGCACTGCAGCTCCGGCTTTGGGGGCCGAGCTACCATCATCCTCTGATGGAACTGGAACATAA
- the LOC136545165 gene encoding transcription factor PHYTOCHROME INTERACTING FACTOR-LIKE 13-like isoform X4 — protein sequence MLELRETLLRLSRTPSRSSPRVSVQFAAPAPPIGAPLVLSIIRTTYKLQHSKAPSIRLIQEEVSGRLRVQEVAARHGRRREAGDEPQGGPIRPRRRARGAAVAGRRRRGALAGAGAPPPPPPAAGPGRRRQHERQRRHRGATRAAVAPVQRRRRRRDGRGRVLAALAEHRAGRRPRGGRGRCGRAPPGRQEREQRCQVQPDGRGGRLQLLRQQPRGRGAAPGRRRRRRRRRRGAAGADAAGRPGGRGRRRVHVQRLEQQCAAAQEGQGRVRRGCVPRSLLLLPIGSDCIKNPLQCSVRERKETHLQDAEFDNVDETPPSSRRPASNKRRTRAAEVHNMSERRRRDRINEKMRALQELVPHCNKTDKASILDEAIEYLKSLQMQVQIMWMTTGMAPMMIPGAHQLMPLMTMGLNSARMLPPAVQFLSQMQRLPPPFMNNPLPNQMPQILPPPTNAPSVTDQAQSNRMALPRNPFLHPNDNDALTTPPQVPGLFSYGQQMVQVNQIQELLTGTAAPALGAELPSSSDGTGT from the exons ATGCTGGAGCTCAGAGAGACTCTGCTCCGCCTCTCTCGAACCCCAAGCAGAAGCAGCCCACGGGTTTCAGTTCAGTTTGCGGCGCCGGCGCCTCCGATAGGAGCACCGCTGGTTTTATCCATTATTCGTACGACATACAAGTTGCAGCACAGCAAAGCTCCGTCCATCCGTCTTATACAAGAAGAG GTATCTGGGCGCCTCCGGGTCCAGGAAGTGGCTGCTCGCCATGGACGGCGGCGAGAGGCCGGCGACGAGCCACAAGGCGGCCCCATTCGT CCCCGACGGCGAGCTCGTGGAGCTGCTGTGGCAGGACGGCGCCGTCGTGGCGCACTCGCAGGCGCaggcgcaccaccaccaccaccaccggccgcTGGTCCAGGTCGGCGCCGGCAACACGAGCGCCAGCGGCGTCACCGGGGAGCCACCCGCGCTGCCGTGGCTCCCGTGCAGCGGCGTCGCCGGCGGCGCGATGGGCGGGGACGTGTACTCGCAGCTCTGGCAGAGCATCGCGCAGGCCGACGGCCGCGTGGTGGGCGGGGACGCTGCGGGCGCGCCCCGCCCGGCCGCCAAGAGCGGGAACAGCGGTGCCAGGTCCAGCCGGACGGCCGGGGAGGTCGGCTCCAGCTTCTGCGGCAGCAACCTCGTGGTCGCGGCGCTGCACCTGGACGACGACGTCGACGACGTAGGCGTCGCCGCGGCGCTGCCGGTGCCGATGCCGCTGGACGACCTGGCGGCCGCGGGCGCCGGCGCGTCCACGTCCAGCGGCTGGAACAGCAATGCGCCGCTGCCCAAGAGGGGCAGGGACGAGTTCGACGAGGTTGTGTTCCTCGTTCTCTGTTGCTCCTGCCAATTGGTTCAGATTGCATAAAAAATCCACTTCAGTGTTCAGTTCGTGAGAGAAAAGAAACGCATTTGCAGGACGCCGAGTTCGACAACGTCGACGAGACCCCGCCGTCGTCGAGGCGGCCTGCGTCCAACAAGCGCAGGACTCGCGCCGCCGAGGTCCACAACATGTCGGAGCGG AGGAGAAGGGACCGGATCAACGAAAAGATGCGAGCTCTGCAGGAACTCGTGCCTCACTGCAACAAG ACCGACAAAGCGTCGATACTAGATGAAGCAATTGAGTACTTGAAGTCCCTCCAAATGCAAGTTCAG ATCATGTGGATGACTACTGGGATGGCGCCGATGATGATCCCCGGTGCTCACCAGCTCATGCCGCTGATGACCATGGGCTTGAATTCAGCGCGGATGCTGCCACCGGCGGTGCAGTTCCTGAGCCAGATGCAGAGGCTACCTCCACCCTTCATGAACAACCCGTTGCCGAATCAGATGCCCCAGATCTTACCTCCTCCTACCAATGCACCCAGTGTAACAGACCAAGCTCAAAGCAATCGCATGGCCCTGCCCAGAAATCCCTTCCTTCATCCTAATGATAATGATGCACTGACAACACCGCCTCAG GTGCCAGGTTTATTTAGCTATGGCCAACAGATGGTACAAGTGAATCAGATTCAAGAGCTACTGACAGGCACTGCAGCTCCGGCTTTGGGGGCCGAGCTACCATCATCCTCTGATGGAACTGGAACATAA
- the LOC136545165 gene encoding transcription factor PHYTOCHROME INTERACTING FACTOR-LIKE 13-like isoform X3: MLELRETLLRLSRTPSRSSPRVSVQFAAPAPPIGAPLVLSIIRTTYKLQHSKAPSIRLIQEEYGCQVSGRLRVQEVAARHGRRREAGDEPQGGPIRPRRRARGAAVAGRRRRGALAGAGAPPPPPPAAGPGRRRQHERQRRHRGATRAAVAPVQRRRRRRDGRGRVLAALAEHRAGRRPRGGRGRCGRAPPGRQEREQRCQVQPDGRGGRLQLLRQQPRGRGAAPGRRRRRRRRRRGAAGADAAGRPGGRGRRRVHVQRLEQQCAAAQEGQGRVRRGCVPRSLLLLPIGSDCIKNPLQCSVRERKETHLQDAEFDNVDETPPSSRRPASNKRRTRAAEVHNMSERRRRDRINEKMRALQELVPHCNKTDKASILDEAIEYLKSLQMQVQIMWMTTGMAPMMIPGAHQLMPLMTMGLNSARMLPPAVQFLSQMQRLPPPFMNNPLPNQMPQILPPPTNAPSVTDQAQSNRMALPRNPFLHPNDNDALTTPPQVPGLFSYGQQMVQVNQIQELLTGTAAPALGAELPSSSDGTGT, from the exons ATGCTGGAGCTCAGAGAGACTCTGCTCCGCCTCTCTCGAACCCCAAGCAGAAGCAGCCCACGGGTTTCAGTTCAGTTTGCGGCGCCGGCGCCTCCGATAGGAGCACCGCTGGTTTTATCCATTATTCGTACGACATACAAGTTGCAGCACAGCAAAGCTCCGTCCATCCGTCTTATACAAGAAGAG TATGGGTGTCAGGTATCTGGGCGCCTCCGGGTCCAGGAAGTGGCTGCTCGCCATGGACGGCGGCGAGAGGCCGGCGACGAGCCACAAGGCGGCCCCATTCGT CCCCGACGGCGAGCTCGTGGAGCTGCTGTGGCAGGACGGCGCCGTCGTGGCGCACTCGCAGGCGCaggcgcaccaccaccaccaccaccggccgcTGGTCCAGGTCGGCGCCGGCAACACGAGCGCCAGCGGCGTCACCGGGGAGCCACCCGCGCTGCCGTGGCTCCCGTGCAGCGGCGTCGCCGGCGGCGCGATGGGCGGGGACGTGTACTCGCAGCTCTGGCAGAGCATCGCGCAGGCCGACGGCCGCGTGGTGGGCGGGGACGCTGCGGGCGCGCCCCGCCCGGCCGCCAAGAGCGGGAACAGCGGTGCCAGGTCCAGCCGGACGGCCGGGGAGGTCGGCTCCAGCTTCTGCGGCAGCAACCTCGTGGTCGCGGCGCTGCACCTGGACGACGACGTCGACGACGTAGGCGTCGCCGCGGCGCTGCCGGTGCCGATGCCGCTGGACGACCTGGCGGCCGCGGGCGCCGGCGCGTCCACGTCCAGCGGCTGGAACAGCAATGCGCCGCTGCCCAAGAGGGGCAGGGACGAGTTCGACGAGGTTGTGTTCCTCGTTCTCTGTTGCTCCTGCCAATTGGTTCAGATTGCATAAAAAATCCACTTCAGTGTTCAGTTCGTGAGAGAAAAGAAACGCATTTGCAGGACGCCGAGTTCGACAACGTCGACGAGACCCCGCCGTCGTCGAGGCGGCCTGCGTCCAACAAGCGCAGGACTCGCGCCGCCGAGGTCCACAACATGTCGGAGCGG AGGAGAAGGGACCGGATCAACGAAAAGATGCGAGCTCTGCAGGAACTCGTGCCTCACTGCAACAAG ACCGACAAAGCGTCGATACTAGATGAAGCAATTGAGTACTTGAAGTCCCTCCAAATGCAAGTTCAG ATCATGTGGATGACTACTGGGATGGCGCCGATGATGATCCCCGGTGCTCACCAGCTCATGCCGCTGATGACCATGGGCTTGAATTCAGCGCGGATGCTGCCACCGGCGGTGCAGTTCCTGAGCCAGATGCAGAGGCTACCTCCACCCTTCATGAACAACCCGTTGCCGAATCAGATGCCCCAGATCTTACCTCCTCCTACCAATGCACCCAGTGTAACAGACCAAGCTCAAAGCAATCGCATGGCCCTGCCCAGAAATCCCTTCCTTCATCCTAATGATAATGATGCACTGACAACACCGCCTCAG GTGCCAGGTTTATTTAGCTATGGCCAACAGATGGTACAAGTGAATCAGATTCAAGAGCTACTGACAGGCACTGCAGCTCCGGCTTTGGGGGCCGAGCTACCATCATCCTCTGATGGAACTGGAACATAA